A region of Toxotes jaculatrix isolate fToxJac2 chromosome 23, fToxJac2.pri, whole genome shotgun sequence DNA encodes the following proteins:
- the LOC121177397 gene encoding low affinity immunoglobulin gamma Fc region receptor II-like isoform X1 gives MAPTCLQCLISLILLLCCSTHQARLTLSPSSSQLFRGQSVSLSCEEDDSSAGWTLKRNTTNRQLVDCGAGWGKPAGSSCTISYVVSLDSGVYWCESSEGETSKSINITVTDGPVILQSPVLPVMDGHDVSLLCKTHSAPSDLPADFYKDGSFIRTEPTGHMTILRVSRSDEGSYSCKVRGHGESPPSWITVTGAASAPVTSASAPPLSSAPLQLVLRLLCHLVVFFPYFVSTLLMVSLYRHRPTGSDLCVSMATAPPTQAEQGSAEDDDEVVVVSTQHHFRLRVSEKMK, from the exons ATGGCACCAACATGTCTTCAGTGTCTGATCT ctctgatccttctgctgtgctgctccacTCACCAAG ctCGTCTGACGCTGAGTCCCAGCAGCTCTCAGCTGTTCAGGggacagtctgtctctctgagctgTGAGGAGGACGACAGCTCAGCTGGATGGACACTGAAGAGGAACACAACCAATCGACAGCTGGTTGATTGTGGAGCTGGGTGGGGGAAACCAGCTGGTTCCTCCTGTACCATCAGCTACGTCGTCTCATTGGACAGTGGAGTTTACTGGTGTGAGTCCAGTGAGGGAGAAACCAGTAAGAGCATCAACATCACTGTCACTG atgGACCAGTGATCCTGCAGAGTCCTGTCCTCCCTGTGATGGACGGACATgatgtctctctgctctgtaaaacacacagcgCTCCCTCCGACCTCCCAGCTGATTTCTATAAAGACGGCTCCTTCATCAGGACCGAGCCCACGGGTCACATGACCATCCTCCGTGTTTCCAGGTCTGATGAAGGCTCCTACAGCtgtaaggtcagaggtcatggagAGTCTCCACCCAGCTGGATCACTGtcacag GTGCAGCCTCAGCCCCTGTGACCTCTGCCTCAGCCCCGCCCCTTAGCTCCGCCCCCCTCCAGCTTGTCCTCAGACTGCTCTGCCACCTGGTGGTGTTCTTTCCGTACTTCGTCTCCACCCTCCTCATGGTGTCTTTATATCGACACAGACCCACAG gaagtgacctctgcgtctccatggcaacagcaccACCCACCCAGGCTGAGCAGGGTTCggctgaggatgatgatgaggttGTGGTGGTCTCCACCCAGCATCACTTCAGACTCAGAGTCAGTGAGAAGATGAAATAA
- the LOC121177397 gene encoding low affinity immunoglobulin gamma Fc region receptor II-like isoform X2, which produces MAPTCLQCLISLILLLCCSTHQARLTLSPSSSQLFRGQSVSLSCEEDDSSAGWTLKRNTTNRQLVDCGAGWGKPAGSSCTISYVVSLDSGVYWCESSEGETSKSINITVTDGPVILQSPVLPVMDGHDVSLLCKTHSAPSDLPADFYKDGSFIRTEPTGHMTILRVSRSDEGSYSCKVRGHGESPPSWITVTGAASAPVTSASAPPLSSAPLQLVLRLLCHLVVFFPYFVSTLLMVSLYRHRPTGNTESLSSQINVFDSVY; this is translated from the exons ATGGCACCAACATGTCTTCAGTGTCTGATCT ctctgatccttctgctgtgctgctccacTCACCAAG ctCGTCTGACGCTGAGTCCCAGCAGCTCTCAGCTGTTCAGGggacagtctgtctctctgagctgTGAGGAGGACGACAGCTCAGCTGGATGGACACTGAAGAGGAACACAACCAATCGACAGCTGGTTGATTGTGGAGCTGGGTGGGGGAAACCAGCTGGTTCCTCCTGTACCATCAGCTACGTCGTCTCATTGGACAGTGGAGTTTACTGGTGTGAGTCCAGTGAGGGAGAAACCAGTAAGAGCATCAACATCACTGTCACTG atgGACCAGTGATCCTGCAGAGTCCTGTCCTCCCTGTGATGGACGGACATgatgtctctctgctctgtaaaacacacagcgCTCCCTCCGACCTCCCAGCTGATTTCTATAAAGACGGCTCCTTCATCAGGACCGAGCCCACGGGTCACATGACCATCCTCCGTGTTTCCAGGTCTGATGAAGGCTCCTACAGCtgtaaggtcagaggtcatggagAGTCTCCACCCAGCTGGATCACTGtcacag GTGCAGCCTCAGCCCCTGTGACCTCTGCCTCAGCCCCGCCCCTTAGCTCCGCCCCCCTCCAGCTTGTCCTCAGACTGCTCTGCCACCTGGTGGTGTTCTTTCCGTACTTCGTCTCCACCCTCCTCATGGTGTCTTTATATCGACACAGACCCACAGGTAACACTGAGTCACTGTCCTCACAGATCAA TGTATTTGATTCTGTTTATTAA
- the LOC121177407 gene encoding putative butyrophilin subfamily 2 member A3, which translates to MAAVSVSVWTLLSVCYLVSASEEQTVSVSPGQTAILPCQAPNNKNILAVEWIRSDLGSEHYVLLYRDDLYYPDKQHESFKNRVELQDEQMNNGDVSLVLKNVTDEDGGKYECHIVQRKTNNRKRSVLGTKPIKIIYLKVEVSGPTAGHREDGGNKDGGSKDGGSKDGGNKDRHVALGAALPVVGLIVVVVVVVGFMFYRKHKGSTEQSSYQPPTEAV; encoded by the exons AtggctgctgtgtctgtgtccgtgTGGACTCTTCTCTCAGTCTGTTACCTGGTGTCTGCCTCTGAAG aaCAAACAGTCTCAGTTTCTCCTGGACAGACTGCCATCCTGCCATGTCAGGCTCCAAATAACAAGAACATCTTAGCTGTGGAGTGGATCAGATCTGACCTGGGATCAGAACATTATGTCTTATTGTACCGAGATGATCTGTATTATCCAGACAAACAGCATGAATCCTTTAAGAACCGAGTCGAGCTGCAGGACGAACAGATGAATAATGGAGACGTGTCTTTGGTTCTGAAGAATGTGACCGATGAAGATGGTGGAAAATACGAGTGTCACATTgtccagagaaaaacaaacaacaggaagAGATCCGTCCTTGGCACTAAGCCCATCAAGATCATCTACCTGAAGGTTGAAGTCTCAG GTCCCACAGCTGGACacagggaggatggagggaacAAGGATGGAGGAAGCAAGGATGGAGGAAGCAAGGATGGAGGGAACAAGGATAGACATGTTGCACTGGGAGCTGCTCTGCCAGTTGTTGGtctgattgttgttgttgttgttgttgttggtttcaTGTTCTACAGAAAACATAAAGGATCCACAGAGCAGAGTTCATACCAACCTCccactgaggctgtgtga
- the kif1c gene encoding kinesin-like protein KIF1C isoform X1 yields MMAGASVKVAVRVRPFNSRETGRNAKCVIQMQGNTTCISNPKQPKDGAKNFTFDYSYWSHTTADDPGFVSQRQVYKDIGEEMLLHAFEGYNVCIFAYGQTGAGKSYTMMGKQEPGQEGIIPQLCEDLFQRTGENTDPDLTYSVEVSYMEIYCERVRDLLNPKSQGTLRVREHPILGPYVEDLSKLAVTGFTDIRDLMDAGNKARTVAATNMNETSSRSHAVFTIVFTQKRRDQMTSLDTEKVSKISLVDLAGSERADSSGAKGTRLKEGANINKSLTTLGKVISALAEMQSSKKRKSDFIPYRDSVLTWLLKENLGGNSRTAMIAALSPADINYEETLSTLRYADRAKQIRCNAVINEDPNAKLIRELKAEVERLRNLLFSQGLQELLGNTVNSISPGGVAGVPPSPLQLALTANGITPKNGSAPPAAGEPTSAGDVPADPDPDRLTEDGEEGEEAVATETISKEEAAERLLETEKIIAELNETWEEKLRKTESIRLEREALLAEMGVSIKEDGGTLGVFSPKGTPHLVNLNEDPLMSECLLYYIKEGLTRVGQQDVDIKLSGHFIKEIHCVFVSETNDQGEVVVTLEPLVGAETYVNGKQITEAVVLKQGNRIVMGKNHVFRFNHPEQARLERERSATAEQQEEPEDWNYAQRELLEKQGIDIKLEMEKRLQDMETQYRKEKEEADLLLEQHRLYADSDSGDDSDKRSCEESWRLISSLREKLPANKVQSIVKRCGLPSSGKRREPLRVYQIPQRRRISKDPKRVTMEDLRMQAVKEICYEVALGDFRHSRQEIEALSIVKMKELCRMYAKKDSNERESWRAVAQDVCDTVGIGEERSPPTEEGGGGGETGEGGEKGKVYDLKAHIDKLTDILEEVKLQNNMKDEEIKALRDRMIKMESIIPVQDDDVNGEGGESPQREGGGDGDSPVQPEVRVQRLMDEDPAFRRGRLRWLKQEQQRILNLQQQNITKKLRGQNQNQGQNSPTVPVHLPGTGRFIPPQECKLKFPFKSNPAHRLSWGPASAALQALGLGDGGDGGEQREEGGGGGVEGKGSPSPPPPQGQSPALLPLPLQAPPPRMRTPSPHRAWQQRNQGNQGNQGGFNYHLQGNNQNHQRRYRRNSLDSSTHGNSNYDNSQHHSGGGHQGRPRQRRGVSPGPGGERGGGRGGGGGRDRDRDGGFHYNQRQHHQHHHHPYYNPHNAPFQPGPYPNYHSLPRSGAPPPPADMLLGAGPLPGGWGFTTPPRMRRQFSAPDLKNNKETPI; encoded by the exons ATGATGGCGGGTGCATCAGTGAAGGTGGCGGTACGAGTCCGTCCGTTCAACTCCCGAGAGACGGGACGCAACGCCAAGTGTGTGATCCAGATGCAGGGAAACACCACCT GTATCTCTAACCCCAAACAGCCCAAAGATGGAGCCAAGAACTTCACCTTCGACTACTCCTACTGGTCACACACAACG gcGGACGACCCCGGCTTTGTGTCTCAGAGACAGGTGTATAAGGACATCGGGGAGGAGATGCTGCTTCACGCCTTCGAAG gataCAACGTGTGTATTTTTGCGTACGGGCAGACGGGCGCAGGGAAGAGCTACACCATGATGGGCAAACAGGAGCCAGGGCAGGAGGGCATCATaccacag ctgtgtgaggaCCTGTTTCAGCGCACAGGAGAGAACACGGACCCTGACCTGACCTACTCTGTGGAG gtgtcCTACATGGAGATCTACTGCGAGCGTGTCCGAGATCTGCTGAACCCAAAGTCCCAGGGGACTCTGCGGGTTAGAGAACATCCCATCCTGGGGCCGTATGTGGAGGACCTGTCCAAACTGGCCGTGACTGGATTCACCGACATCCGGGACCTGATGGACGCCGGCAACAAAGCTCG GACGGTCGCTGCCACAAACATGAACGAGACGTCGTCCAGGTCACATGCCGTCTTCACCATCGTCTTCACCCAAAAACGACGAGACCAGATGACCAGCCTGGACActgagaag GTCAGTAAGATCAGTTTGGTCGACCTGGCTGGAAGCGAGCGAGCCGACTCGTCGGGGGCAAAGGGCACCAGGcttaag GAAGGAGCCAACATCAACAAATCTCTGACCACACTGGGAAAAGTGATTTCAGCTTTGGCTGAAATG cagagcagtaAGAAGAGGAAAAGTGATTTTATTCCCTACAGAGACTCTGTGCTCACCTGGCTGCTGAAGGAAAACCTGG ggggAAACTCTCGGACGGCCATGATCGCTGCTCTGAGTCCTGCTGACATCAACTATGAAGAAACCCTGAGCACTCTGAG GTACGCCGACCGCGCCAAACAGATCCGTTGTAACGCCGTGATCAACGAAGATCCGAACGCCAAACTGATCCGAGAGCTGAAGGCCGAGGTGGAACGTCTGAGGAACCTGCTGTTCTCCCAGGgtctgcaggagctgctgggTAACACTG TCAACAGCATCAGTCCAGGTGGGGTTGCAGGTGTTCCCCCCTCCCCGCTGCAGCTGGCTCTCACAGCCAATGGGATCACACCTAAGAATGGCTCCGCCCCTCCAG ctgcaggtgagcCGACGTCTGCAGGTGACGTACCTGCTGACCCTGACCCCGACCGCCTGACCGAGGacggagaggaaggagaggaggcagtTGCCACGGAGACCATCAGTAAAGAGGAAGCAGCTGAGAGACTGTTG gagacagagaagatcATCGCTGAGCTTAATGAGACGTGGGAAGAGAAACTCAGAAAGACCGAATCCATTCGTCTGGAGAG AGAGGCCCTGCTGGCAGAAATGGGCGTGTCCATTAAAGAGGACGGAGGGACGCTGGGCGTCTTCTCTCCTAAAGGA acgCCTCACCTGGTCAACCTGAATGAAGACCCTCTGATGTCAGAGTGTCTCCTCTACTACATCAAGGAGGGACTCACCAG ggttgGACAACAGGACGTGGACATTAAACTGTCCGGGCACTTTATCAAAGagattcactgtgtttttgtcagtgagACCAATGATCAGGGGGAAG TGGTCGTCACTCTGGAGCCGTTAGTCGGAGCGGAGACGTACGTCAACGGGAAGCAGATCACTGAGGCTGTCGTCCTCAAACAAG GTAACCGCATCGTGATGGGGAAGAACCACGTGTTTCGGTTCAACCACCCGGAGCAGGCGAGGCTGGAGAGGGAGCGCAGCGCCACGGccgagcagcaggaggagccgGAGGACTGGAACTACGCTCAGAGAGAGCTGCTGGAGAAACAGGGCATCGACATCAAActggagatggagaagag GCTGCAGGACATGGAGACTCAGTACcgcaaagagaaggaggaagctgatctgctgctggagcagcacAGGCTG tatgcTGACAGTGACAGCGGTGACGACTCAGACAAACGCTCCTGTGAGGAGAGCTGGAGGCTGATTTCCTCTCTGAGAGAGAAACTACCTGCCAACAAG gtgCAGTCCATAGTGAAGCGCTGTGGTCTGCCCAGCAgtgggaagaggagggagcCTCTCAGAGTCTATCAGATccctcagaggaggaggatcagCAAAGACCCCAAACGGGTCACTATGGAAGACCTGCGCATGCAGGCTGTGAAAGAGATCTGCTACgag GTGGCTCTGGGAGACTTTCGTCACTCCCGTCAGGAGATCGAGGCGCTGTCCATCGTCAAGATGAAGGAACTCTGCCGCATGTACGCCAAGAAGGACTCCAACGAGAGGGAGAGCTGGAGGGCCGTGGCCCAGGACGTCTGCGACACCGTGGGCAtcggagaggagaggagcccCCCCacggaggagggaggaggaggaggagagacgggggagggaggagagaaaggaaaagtgtACGACCTGAAGGCTCACATCGATAAGCTGACGGACATTTTGGAG GAGGTGAAGTTACAGAACAACATGAAGGACGAAGAGATCAAAGCTCTGAGGGACAGAATGATCAAGATGGAGAGCATCATACCTGTTCAG GACGACGATGTGAACGGCGAAGGAGGCGAGTCTCCTCAGAGAGAGGGGGGCGGGGACGGCGACAGCCCTGTCCAGCCGGAGGTCAGAGTCCAGCGGCTGATGGACGAGGACCCGGCGTTCAGGAGAGGGCGCCTCCGCTGGCTGAAACAAGAACAGCAGCGAATCCTgaatctgcagcagcagaacatcACCAAGAAACTACGAggacagaaccagaaccagg GTCAGAACTCCCCCACTGTCCCCGTACACCTCCCAGGAACCGGGCGCTTCATCCCTCCCCAGGAATGCAAGCTCAAGTTCCCCTTTAAGAGTAACCCCGCCCACCGGTTGTCATGGGGACCAGCCAGCGCTGCTTTGCAGGCCCTGGGTCTGGGGGACGGAGGAGACgggggagagcagagggaggaggggggaggaggaggagtggagggtaAAGGttctccctcacctcctcctcctcaggggCAGTCTCCTGCGCTCTTGCCCCTTCCCCTCCAGGCCCCGCCTCCTCGTATGCGCACCCCTAGCCCTCATCGCGCCTGGCAACAGCGTAACCAAGGCAACCAGGGTAACCAGGGTGGCTTTAACTACCATCTCCAAGGCAACAACCAAAACCACCAGCGCCGCTACCGCCGCAACTCTCTGGACAGCTCCACCCACGGTAACAGTAACTATGACAACAGCCAGCATCATAGTGGCGGTGGTCACCAGGGACGACcaaggcagaggaggggggtgtCCCCAGGCccagggggggagagaggaggagggagaggaggaggaggagggagagacagagacagagatggaggctTCCATTATAACCAACGCCAGCACCAtcagcaccaccaccatcccTACTACAACCCCCACAATGCACCATTCCAGCCAGGACCTTACCCCAACTACCACAGTCTGCCACGCTCTGGGGCCCCGCCTCCTCCTGCTGACATGCTGCTGGGGGCGGGGCCACTGCCAGGGGGGTGGGGCTTCACCACCCCTCCCAGGATGAGACGGCAGTTCAGTGCACCTGACCTCAAAAACAACAAGGAGACCCccatctga
- the kif1c gene encoding kinesin-like protein KIF1C isoform X2, whose product MMAGASVKVAVRVRPFNSRETGRNAKCVIQMQGNTTCISNPKQPKDGAKNFTFDYSYWSHTTADDPGFVSQRQVYKDIGEEMLLHAFEGYNVCIFAYGQTGAGKSYTMMGKQEPGQEGIIPQLCEDLFQRTGENTDPDLTYSVEVSYMEIYCERVRDLLNPKSQGTLRVREHPILGPYVEDLSKLAVTGFTDIRDLMDAGNKARTVAATNMNETSSRSHAVFTIVFTQKRRDQMTSLDTEKVSKISLVDLAGSERADSSGAKGTRLKEGANINKSLTTLGKVISALAEMSSKKRKSDFIPYRDSVLTWLLKENLGGNSRTAMIAALSPADINYEETLSTLRYADRAKQIRCNAVINEDPNAKLIRELKAEVERLRNLLFSQGLQELLGNTVNSISPGGVAGVPPSPLQLALTANGITPKNGSAPPAAGEPTSAGDVPADPDPDRLTEDGEEGEEAVATETISKEEAAERLLETEKIIAELNETWEEKLRKTESIRLEREALLAEMGVSIKEDGGTLGVFSPKGTPHLVNLNEDPLMSECLLYYIKEGLTRVGQQDVDIKLSGHFIKEIHCVFVSETNDQGEVVVTLEPLVGAETYVNGKQITEAVVLKQGNRIVMGKNHVFRFNHPEQARLERERSATAEQQEEPEDWNYAQRELLEKQGIDIKLEMEKRLQDMETQYRKEKEEADLLLEQHRLYADSDSGDDSDKRSCEESWRLISSLREKLPANKVQSIVKRCGLPSSGKRREPLRVYQIPQRRRISKDPKRVTMEDLRMQAVKEICYEVALGDFRHSRQEIEALSIVKMKELCRMYAKKDSNERESWRAVAQDVCDTVGIGEERSPPTEEGGGGGETGEGGEKGKVYDLKAHIDKLTDILEEVKLQNNMKDEEIKALRDRMIKMESIIPVQDDDVNGEGGESPQREGGGDGDSPVQPEVRVQRLMDEDPAFRRGRLRWLKQEQQRILNLQQQNITKKLRGQNQNQGQNSPTVPVHLPGTGRFIPPQECKLKFPFKSNPAHRLSWGPASAALQALGLGDGGDGGEQREEGGGGGVEGKGSPSPPPPQGQSPALLPLPLQAPPPRMRTPSPHRAWQQRNQGNQGNQGGFNYHLQGNNQNHQRRYRRNSLDSSTHGNSNYDNSQHHSGGGHQGRPRQRRGVSPGPGGERGGGRGGGGGRDRDRDGGFHYNQRQHHQHHHHPYYNPHNAPFQPGPYPNYHSLPRSGAPPPPADMLLGAGPLPGGWGFTTPPRMRRQFSAPDLKNNKETPI is encoded by the exons ATGATGGCGGGTGCATCAGTGAAGGTGGCGGTACGAGTCCGTCCGTTCAACTCCCGAGAGACGGGACGCAACGCCAAGTGTGTGATCCAGATGCAGGGAAACACCACCT GTATCTCTAACCCCAAACAGCCCAAAGATGGAGCCAAGAACTTCACCTTCGACTACTCCTACTGGTCACACACAACG gcGGACGACCCCGGCTTTGTGTCTCAGAGACAGGTGTATAAGGACATCGGGGAGGAGATGCTGCTTCACGCCTTCGAAG gataCAACGTGTGTATTTTTGCGTACGGGCAGACGGGCGCAGGGAAGAGCTACACCATGATGGGCAAACAGGAGCCAGGGCAGGAGGGCATCATaccacag ctgtgtgaggaCCTGTTTCAGCGCACAGGAGAGAACACGGACCCTGACCTGACCTACTCTGTGGAG gtgtcCTACATGGAGATCTACTGCGAGCGTGTCCGAGATCTGCTGAACCCAAAGTCCCAGGGGACTCTGCGGGTTAGAGAACATCCCATCCTGGGGCCGTATGTGGAGGACCTGTCCAAACTGGCCGTGACTGGATTCACCGACATCCGGGACCTGATGGACGCCGGCAACAAAGCTCG GACGGTCGCTGCCACAAACATGAACGAGACGTCGTCCAGGTCACATGCCGTCTTCACCATCGTCTTCACCCAAAAACGACGAGACCAGATGACCAGCCTGGACActgagaag GTCAGTAAGATCAGTTTGGTCGACCTGGCTGGAAGCGAGCGAGCCGACTCGTCGGGGGCAAAGGGCACCAGGcttaag GAAGGAGCCAACATCAACAAATCTCTGACCACACTGGGAAAAGTGATTTCAGCTTTGGCTGAAATG agcagtaAGAAGAGGAAAAGTGATTTTATTCCCTACAGAGACTCTGTGCTCACCTGGCTGCTGAAGGAAAACCTGG ggggAAACTCTCGGACGGCCATGATCGCTGCTCTGAGTCCTGCTGACATCAACTATGAAGAAACCCTGAGCACTCTGAG GTACGCCGACCGCGCCAAACAGATCCGTTGTAACGCCGTGATCAACGAAGATCCGAACGCCAAACTGATCCGAGAGCTGAAGGCCGAGGTGGAACGTCTGAGGAACCTGCTGTTCTCCCAGGgtctgcaggagctgctgggTAACACTG TCAACAGCATCAGTCCAGGTGGGGTTGCAGGTGTTCCCCCCTCCCCGCTGCAGCTGGCTCTCACAGCCAATGGGATCACACCTAAGAATGGCTCCGCCCCTCCAG ctgcaggtgagcCGACGTCTGCAGGTGACGTACCTGCTGACCCTGACCCCGACCGCCTGACCGAGGacggagaggaaggagaggaggcagtTGCCACGGAGACCATCAGTAAAGAGGAAGCAGCTGAGAGACTGTTG gagacagagaagatcATCGCTGAGCTTAATGAGACGTGGGAAGAGAAACTCAGAAAGACCGAATCCATTCGTCTGGAGAG AGAGGCCCTGCTGGCAGAAATGGGCGTGTCCATTAAAGAGGACGGAGGGACGCTGGGCGTCTTCTCTCCTAAAGGA acgCCTCACCTGGTCAACCTGAATGAAGACCCTCTGATGTCAGAGTGTCTCCTCTACTACATCAAGGAGGGACTCACCAG ggttgGACAACAGGACGTGGACATTAAACTGTCCGGGCACTTTATCAAAGagattcactgtgtttttgtcagtgagACCAATGATCAGGGGGAAG TGGTCGTCACTCTGGAGCCGTTAGTCGGAGCGGAGACGTACGTCAACGGGAAGCAGATCACTGAGGCTGTCGTCCTCAAACAAG GTAACCGCATCGTGATGGGGAAGAACCACGTGTTTCGGTTCAACCACCCGGAGCAGGCGAGGCTGGAGAGGGAGCGCAGCGCCACGGccgagcagcaggaggagccgGAGGACTGGAACTACGCTCAGAGAGAGCTGCTGGAGAAACAGGGCATCGACATCAAActggagatggagaagag GCTGCAGGACATGGAGACTCAGTACcgcaaagagaaggaggaagctgatctgctgctggagcagcacAGGCTG tatgcTGACAGTGACAGCGGTGACGACTCAGACAAACGCTCCTGTGAGGAGAGCTGGAGGCTGATTTCCTCTCTGAGAGAGAAACTACCTGCCAACAAG gtgCAGTCCATAGTGAAGCGCTGTGGTCTGCCCAGCAgtgggaagaggagggagcCTCTCAGAGTCTATCAGATccctcagaggaggaggatcagCAAAGACCCCAAACGGGTCACTATGGAAGACCTGCGCATGCAGGCTGTGAAAGAGATCTGCTACgag GTGGCTCTGGGAGACTTTCGTCACTCCCGTCAGGAGATCGAGGCGCTGTCCATCGTCAAGATGAAGGAACTCTGCCGCATGTACGCCAAGAAGGACTCCAACGAGAGGGAGAGCTGGAGGGCCGTGGCCCAGGACGTCTGCGACACCGTGGGCAtcggagaggagaggagcccCCCCacggaggagggaggaggaggaggagagacgggggagggaggagagaaaggaaaagtgtACGACCTGAAGGCTCACATCGATAAGCTGACGGACATTTTGGAG GAGGTGAAGTTACAGAACAACATGAAGGACGAAGAGATCAAAGCTCTGAGGGACAGAATGATCAAGATGGAGAGCATCATACCTGTTCAG GACGACGATGTGAACGGCGAAGGAGGCGAGTCTCCTCAGAGAGAGGGGGGCGGGGACGGCGACAGCCCTGTCCAGCCGGAGGTCAGAGTCCAGCGGCTGATGGACGAGGACCCGGCGTTCAGGAGAGGGCGCCTCCGCTGGCTGAAACAAGAACAGCAGCGAATCCTgaatctgcagcagcagaacatcACCAAGAAACTACGAggacagaaccagaaccagg GTCAGAACTCCCCCACTGTCCCCGTACACCTCCCAGGAACCGGGCGCTTCATCCCTCCCCAGGAATGCAAGCTCAAGTTCCCCTTTAAGAGTAACCCCGCCCACCGGTTGTCATGGGGACCAGCCAGCGCTGCTTTGCAGGCCCTGGGTCTGGGGGACGGAGGAGACgggggagagcagagggaggaggggggaggaggaggagtggagggtaAAGGttctccctcacctcctcctcctcaggggCAGTCTCCTGCGCTCTTGCCCCTTCCCCTCCAGGCCCCGCCTCCTCGTATGCGCACCCCTAGCCCTCATCGCGCCTGGCAACAGCGTAACCAAGGCAACCAGGGTAACCAGGGTGGCTTTAACTACCATCTCCAAGGCAACAACCAAAACCACCAGCGCCGCTACCGCCGCAACTCTCTGGACAGCTCCACCCACGGTAACAGTAACTATGACAACAGCCAGCATCATAGTGGCGGTGGTCACCAGGGACGACcaaggcagaggaggggggtgtCCCCAGGCccagggggggagagaggaggagggagaggaggaggaggagggagagacagagacagagatggaggctTCCATTATAACCAACGCCAGCACCAtcagcaccaccaccatcccTACTACAACCCCCACAATGCACCATTCCAGCCAGGACCTTACCCCAACTACCACAGTCTGCCACGCTCTGGGGCCCCGCCTCCTCCTGCTGACATGCTGCTGGGGGCGGGGCCACTGCCAGGGGGGTGGGGCTTCACCACCCCTCCCAGGATGAGACGGCAGTTCAGTGCACCTGACCTCAAAAACAACAAGGAGACCCccatctga